The following coding sequences are from one Geoalkalibacter sp. window:
- a CDS encoding putative bifunctional diguanylate cyclase/phosphodiesterase: protein MTMGFCVPRSGRQWAALLLLLSAGPLANLGPVDVPLVFLFFPGNLFALLALRLFGPAWGIAAAVSANSVVPLLVGHPYAAIWFVAEVAFIAWLDRSRRGRNLIFGSALYWGLLGSPLVLTSFLLMGAEFQVGLLVAAKNCVNGIANATVAALILQLLPLRPWLLGESGREQVSLSLLLQTLMIAFLVLPGVLMTGLYLKSSVAQLQTHIVEDLREKGLRLGALLAQYDLGAPDRSRQPLQEALSRESAIGDYRLRLLAGREILAAAGSGTDNERAYDPADGAEIRALGEAAFHRVPYSQKFSTPISERWRRSSYLLVLPVEANPELRLVLEKSIAPLLGELRGIVTRLFFLLTALTYAALLLAWLLGRRIAAPLRLLSQATTGVPSRLEQGEADPAWPQSPVREIHELILNCREMTSSLREKFGQLRNARLTLEDRVNLRTRELAEANADLRRKEARLAQLAHHDPLTDLPNRLLFQDRLEHALAKARRQESQVALFFLDLDRFKKINDSLGHALGDQLLREVARRLDGCVRAGDTVARLGGDEFMIVIDEVKNIQQVTSVAEKILHRLDLPVEVDGYSLYATGSIGISLFPNDGRDVATLMKCADAAMYRAKELGRNTYQFYTADMNARAHELLLLESSLRQALERDQLILHYQPQFNLGSGQLVGFEALVRWQHPEHGLIAPADFIPMAEETGLIVAIGEWVARTACAQSLDWQKAGLPDVTMAINISARQFRQNGLVERIAAILRETGLEPRRLELELTESMILGNTEGAILTMRALKDLGLSLAIDDFGSGYSSLAYLKRFPIEKLKIAQDFVRDVLIDGNDAAIAASVIALGKSMDLTVIAEGVETQEQLAFLRDKGCHLGQGYVFSRPLPAKDIPALFTRTARSAF from the coding sequence CGGCGGTTTCCGCCAACAGCGTGGTGCCCCTGCTGGTCGGCCATCCCTATGCGGCCATCTGGTTTGTGGCCGAGGTGGCGTTCATCGCCTGGCTCGACCGCTCGCGCCGCGGCCGCAATCTGATTTTCGGCAGCGCCCTGTATTGGGGCCTGCTCGGCTCGCCGCTGGTCTTGACCAGTTTCCTGCTCATGGGCGCCGAATTCCAGGTCGGGCTGCTCGTCGCGGCGAAAAACTGCGTCAACGGCATCGCCAATGCCACCGTCGCCGCCCTGATCTTGCAGCTCTTGCCCCTGCGCCCCTGGCTGCTGGGTGAATCCGGAAGAGAGCAGGTGTCCCTGAGCCTGCTGCTGCAGACCCTGATGATCGCCTTTCTGGTGCTGCCCGGGGTGCTCATGACCGGGCTCTACCTGAAAAGCTCCGTGGCGCAGCTGCAAACCCACATCGTCGAGGATCTGCGCGAAAAAGGCCTGCGCCTGGGCGCGCTCCTGGCGCAATACGATCTCGGGGCCCCGGACAGGTCGCGACAACCGCTCCAGGAGGCCCTGTCCCGGGAAAGCGCCATCGGCGACTACCGCCTGCGCCTGCTCGCCGGCCGCGAGATTCTTGCGGCGGCCGGGTCAGGCACCGACAACGAGCGCGCCTATGACCCCGCCGACGGCGCGGAGATTCGTGCCCTGGGCGAAGCCGCCTTCCACCGTGTTCCCTATTCCCAGAAGTTTTCCACGCCCATTTCCGAGCGTTGGCGACGCTCCTCCTACCTGCTGGTGCTTCCGGTGGAGGCCAATCCCGAGCTGCGCCTGGTCCTCGAAAAGAGCATCGCGCCCCTGCTCGGTGAGTTGCGCGGCATCGTCACCCGCCTGTTTTTTCTGCTCACGGCCCTGACCTATGCCGCGCTGCTGCTGGCCTGGCTGCTGGGCCGCCGCATCGCCGCGCCGCTGCGGCTTCTGTCCCAGGCGACCACGGGCGTGCCGTCGCGGCTGGAGCAGGGCGAAGCCGACCCGGCGTGGCCGCAAAGCCCGGTGCGCGAAATCCATGAGCTGATTCTCAACTGCCGGGAAATGACCAGCTCCCTGCGGGAAAAGTTCGGCCAGCTCCGCAATGCCCGCCTGACCCTGGAGGATCGGGTGAACCTGCGCACCCGCGAACTTGCCGAGGCCAATGCCGATCTGCGGCGCAAGGAAGCGCGCCTCGCGCAGCTCGCGCATCACGATCCCCTGACGGATCTGCCCAACCGCCTGCTCTTTCAGGATCGCCTCGAACATGCCCTGGCCAAGGCGCGGCGTCAGGAGAGTCAGGTCGCGCTGTTTTTTCTGGATCTGGATCGGTTCAAGAAAATCAACGATTCCCTGGGCCACGCCCTGGGTGATCAACTGCTGCGCGAGGTGGCCCGGCGCCTGGACGGCTGCGTGCGCGCCGGCGACACGGTGGCGCGCCTCGGCGGCGACGAATTCATGATCGTCATCGACGAGGTGAAAAATATCCAGCAGGTCACCAGCGTCGCCGAGAAGATCCTTCACCGCCTCGACCTGCCGGTGGAGGTCGACGGCTATTCCCTGTATGCCACGGGCAGCATCGGCATCAGCCTGTTTCCCAATGACGGGCGCGACGTGGCCACGCTGATGAAATGCGCCGACGCCGCCATGTACCGCGCCAAGGAATTGGGCCGCAATACCTACCAGTTCTACACCGCCGACATGAATGCCCGCGCCCATGAGCTGCTGCTGCTCGAAAGCAGCTTGCGCCAGGCCCTGGAGCGCGACCAGCTGATCCTTCACTACCAGCCGCAATTCAACCTCGGCAGCGGGCAACTGGTCGGCTTCGAGGCCCTGGTGCGCTGGCAGCACCCGGAGCACGGCCTCATCGCGCCGGCGGATTTCATCCCCATGGCCGAGGAGACGGGATTGATCGTAGCCATCGGCGAGTGGGTGGCGCGCACCGCCTGCGCGCAGAGCCTGGACTGGCAAAAAGCCGGGTTGCCGGACGTTACCATGGCGATCAACATCTCCGCCCGGCAGTTTCGCCAAAACGGCCTGGTGGAGCGCATCGCCGCGATTCTGCGGGAGACCGGCCTGGAACCGCGCCGGCTGGAACTGGAACTGACCGAAAGCATGATTCTCGGCAACACCGAAGGCGCCATCCTCACCATGCGGGCCCTCAAGGATCTCGGGCTGTCCCTGGCCATCGACGACTTCGGCTCGGGTTATTCATCCCTGGCCTATCTCAAGCGTTTTCCCATCGAAAAATTAAAGATCGCCCAGGATTTTGTGCGCGATGTGCTCATCGACGGCAACGACGCGGCGATTGCCGCCTCGGTCATCGCCCTGGGCAAGAGCATGGACCTGACGGTCATCGCCGAAGGGGTGGAGACGCAAGAGCAGCTTGCGTTTCTGCGCGACAAGGGCTGTCACCTCGGCCAGGGCTATGTGTTCAGCCGCCCCCTGCCGGCGAAGGACATTCCCGCCCTGTTCACCAGAACCGCCCGGAGCGCTTTCTGA